In the genome of Paramisgurnus dabryanus chromosome 18, PD_genome_1.1, whole genome shotgun sequence, one region contains:
- the LOC135721332 gene encoding beta-1,3-galactosyltransferase 9 translates to MKICMFRLQTHQWCFLLCNVVLFHALLFGGDIVEEFLLQSSPAAHTDRFVLDIREQARKLDLTETRLNTSQLYPFNVEPCPDHQDLLILTVVLSSPGNFSQREAVRNSWANQTTVQHVAVRTLFFLDSSTLGAELLAMREESACYDDLVQFEGGVSRGELERGHWERVKMALRWVLLFCPQAQFVVFSEDSVYLNIPALASYLLGLRSNPDDLYLGRVIHRAAPERDPGRTHYLPYHVYPDKYLPDYCSSPAFLLSQDVVRKVYVAAQSVALPLPPDILIGLCARRAGVVATHNSRFSGDRHIRYNPCCYNFLFSSAEVGGRLMGVAWRDLGAGNGRRCGILETYYSLVACKTMTYLDKLSFLSNDNTQG, encoded by the exons ATGAAG ATCTGCATGTTCAGGCTGCAAACTCATCAGTGGTGCTTTCTCTTATGTAACGTTGTCTTATTTCACGCCCTGCTGTTTGGCGGTGACATTGTCGAGGAGTTTTTGCTTCAGTCATCTCCAGCTGCTCACACTGACCGTTTCGTGCTCGATATTCGAGAACAGGCACGCAAACTGGACCTGACTGAAACCAGGCTGAACACCTCACAGCTTTATCCTTTTAACGTTGAACCTTGCCCTGACCACCAGGACCTCCTCATCCTCACGGTGGTCCTCAGTTCCCCAGGAAACTTCAGCCAGAGGGAGGCGGTGCGAAACTCTTGGGCCAATCAGACCACAGTGCAGCACGTTGCCGTGCGGACATTGTTCTTCTTGGACTCTTCCACATTAGGGGCGGAGCTTCTGGCAATGAGGGAGGAGTCGGCATGCTATGATGACCTTGTACAGTTTGAGGGCGGGGTTTCACGTGGAGAGCTGGAGAGGGGACATTGGGAGCGAGTAAAAATGGCACTTCGCTGGGTTCTGCTGTTTTGCCCTCAAGCTCAATTTGTTGTGTTTTCTGAAGATTCAGTGTATTTAAACATACCTGCGCTTGCATCGTACCTGCTAGGGCTGAGATCGAACCCCGACGACCTTTACCTGGGAAGGGTCATCCATCGGGCCGCACCTGAGAGAGACCCGGGCAGAACGCATTACTTGCCCTATCATGTGTACCCTGATAAGTATCTTCCAGATTATTGCTCAAGCCCCGCCTTCCTCCTGTCACAGGATGTCGTGAGAAAAGTTTACGTTGCTGCACAGAGCGTTGCTCTGCCCCTCCCACCTGACATTCTGATTGGCCTGTGTGCAAGACGGGCAGGTGTGGTGGCAACTCACAACTCTCGATTTTCCGGCGACAGACACATTCGGTATAACCCCTGCTGCTATAACTTTCTATTCAGCTCGGCAGAAGTGGGAGGGCGACTGATGGGTGTGGCATGGAGAGATTTAGGGGCGGGGAATGGGAGGCGCTGTGGCATATTGGAGACATATTATAGTTTGGTCGCATGTAAAACGATGACCTACCTGGACAAACTTTCCTTTCTGAGTAATGATAACACCCAGGGCTAA